From a single Paenibacillus sp. FSL W8-0426 genomic region:
- a CDS encoding ABC transporter ATP-binding protein has product MLRRFFAYYRPYKKLFILDFTCAILVAALELAFPLAVNKVVDELLPGGRWDWILWACLGLLAVYLLSAFMNYVVTYWGHKLGINIETDMRKALFNHVQKLSFRFFDNTKTGHLVSRMTNDLMDIGEIAHHGPEDVFIAIMTLVGAFGIMFSINAKLAVLTFIIIPLIIYLSMYFGSKMSKAFRRMFGDIADFNARVENNVTGIRVVQAFANEEHEMAQFAVNNGRFRQTKLLAYKIMAWNSSISYVLMKLVSLFVLVCGTWFVLNDSMSYGEFIAFIMLSNVFLTPIQKINSVIETYPKGIAGFRRYMELLDTEPDVQDQPGASSVPHLQGDIRYENVTFGYSDQEPVLKGIDLRIQAGETVALVGPSGAGKTTMCSLLPRFYDVLGGRITIDGHDIRQMKLESLRSHIGIVQQDVFLFDGTIRENIAYGKLDATEEEIWDAARRAQMEALISSMPEGLDTLIGERGVKLSGGQKQRLSIARMFLKNPPILILDEATSALDTETEAAIQQSLSELSEGRTTLVIAHRLATIKNADRIIVVAEQGITEQGRHDELLAAGGVYSRLHYAQFGA; this is encoded by the coding sequence ATGCTACGCCGTTTCTTTGCCTATTACAGGCCCTATAAAAAGCTGTTTATCCTGGATTTTACCTGCGCGATTCTCGTTGCTGCCCTTGAGCTGGCGTTTCCGCTAGCCGTGAACAAAGTGGTCGACGAGCTGCTGCCCGGCGGGCGCTGGGACTGGATTCTTTGGGCATGCTTAGGCTTGCTGGCCGTCTATCTGCTGAGCGCCTTCATGAACTATGTAGTGACGTATTGGGGGCACAAGCTCGGCATCAACATCGAGACCGACATGCGCAAAGCGTTGTTCAACCATGTACAAAAGCTGTCCTTCCGGTTTTTCGACAATACCAAAACAGGTCACCTCGTATCCCGCATGACCAACGATTTGATGGATATCGGAGAGATCGCCCATCACGGTCCTGAGGACGTATTCATCGCGATCATGACTCTGGTAGGAGCGTTCGGCATCATGTTCAGCATCAATGCGAAGCTTGCCGTGCTGACGTTTATCATCATTCCGCTCATCATTTATTTATCCATGTATTTCGGAAGCAAAATGTCGAAGGCGTTTCGCCGGATGTTCGGGGACATTGCGGATTTCAATGCGCGTGTAGAGAACAACGTTACGGGAATTCGCGTCGTTCAAGCGTTTGCCAACGAAGAGCATGAAATGGCGCAATTCGCCGTGAATAACGGCCGCTTCCGCCAAACGAAACTGCTCGCTTACAAAATCATGGCCTGGAACTCCTCCATCAGCTATGTGTTGATGAAGCTGGTATCGCTGTTCGTGCTTGTATGCGGTACATGGTTTGTATTGAACGACAGCATGAGTTATGGCGAATTCATCGCGTTTATCATGTTGTCCAACGTGTTCCTGACACCGATCCAGAAGATCAACTCCGTCATTGAGACGTACCCGAAAGGAATCGCTGGGTTCCGGCGTTACATGGAGCTGCTGGACACGGAGCCTGACGTTCAGGACCAACCGGGCGCGTCCAGCGTGCCGCATTTACAAGGAGATATCCGTTATGAAAATGTCACCTTCGGTTATTCCGATCAGGAGCCTGTGTTGAAAGGCATCGATCTCCGCATTCAAGCCGGAGAGACGGTAGCCCTCGTCGGCCCTTCGGGAGCAGGCAAAACCACGATGTGCAGTCTGCTGCCGCGTTTCTACGACGTGTTAGGCGGCCGTATTACGATCGATGGACACGATATCCGGCAAATGAAGCTCGAATCGTTGCGCAGCCATATCGGGATCGTGCAGCAGGATGTGTTCCTCTTTGACGGCACGATCCGCGAAAACATAGCCTACGGCAAACTGGACGCCACGGAGGAAGAAATTTGGGATGCGGCACGCCGTGCCCAAATGGAAGCATTGATCAGCTCCATGCCCGAAGGGCTGGATACATTGATTGGCGAACGCGGCGTGAAGCTGTCCGGGGGACAGAAGCAGCGACTGTCGATTGCCCGGATGTTCCTGAAAAATCCGCCGATCCTCATCCTGGATGAAGCGACATCCGCGCTCGATACCGAGACGGAAGCCGCCATTCAGCAGTCGCTTTCCGAGCTGTCCGAGGGACGCACCACGCTGGTAATTGCCCATAGGCTTGCTACGATCAAAAATGCGGACCGCATTATCGTCGTTGCCGAACAAGGCATTACCGAGCAGGGCCGTCACGATGAACTGCTTGCCGCAGGAGGCGTATACAGCCGCTTGCATTATGCGCAATTTGGCGCGTAA
- a CDS encoding iron ABC transporter permease, giving the protein MTSSTRVGAERRKKTKNTIVIIVLAALIVASFIISMNTGHIRLTPFEVLQTLFGGGTDKQELILFEFRLPRIVIAVLVGAGLALSGAILQGVSRNALADPGILGINAGAGLVVMLFVSFFPTTTAAPIFLLPVLALIGSAFSAFLIYVLSYKKGEGIVPTRMLLTGIGVAAGISAAMIVLTLRLSPEKYQFVATWMAGSIWGSNWKFVTALLPFILILVPVVLYKARVLNVLNLGDQTATGLGAPVERERLVLLAAAVGLAGSCVSVSGGIGFVGLIGPHLARRLVGPKHQFLLPASALIGSLLVLVADTLGRVMLETSEIPAGILVAILGAPYFLYLLSRTR; this is encoded by the coding sequence ATGACTTCCTCAACCAGGGTAGGTGCAGAGCGCAGAAAGAAAACCAAGAATACGATCGTCATCATTGTGCTTGCTGCTTTGATTGTTGCTTCGTTCATAATCAGCATGAACACAGGGCATATCCGGTTAACGCCGTTTGAAGTGCTGCAAACCTTGTTCGGCGGCGGTACGGATAAACAAGAATTGATTTTGTTCGAATTCCGCTTGCCGCGAATCGTCATTGCTGTGCTGGTGGGTGCCGGGCTTGCGTTGTCCGGTGCCATTTTGCAGGGGGTGTCCCGCAATGCGCTGGCAGACCCGGGGATTCTTGGCATTAACGCCGGGGCCGGCCTGGTCGTCATGTTATTTGTTTCCTTTTTCCCGACAACGACGGCTGCTCCTATTTTCCTGCTGCCGGTTCTTGCCTTAATCGGCTCCGCTTTCTCCGCATTCCTGATTTACGTGCTTTCCTACAAAAAAGGAGAGGGCATCGTGCCGACCCGCATGCTGTTGACCGGGATTGGCGTTGCTGCAGGGATCAGCGCGGCAATGATCGTGCTTACACTTCGTTTGAGCCCGGAGAAATACCAATTTGTGGCTACATGGATGGCCGGCAGCATTTGGGGCTCCAACTGGAAGTTCGTCACGGCGCTGCTGCCGTTTATTCTCATTCTTGTGCCTGTCGTACTGTATAAGGCGCGGGTGTTGAATGTCCTGAATCTTGGCGATCAGACCGCGACCGGGTTGGGCGCACCCGTCGAACGGGAACGGCTGGTTCTGCTTGCTGCCGCAGTCGGTCTTGCCGGTTCGTGCGTATCCGTCAGCGGCGGGATCGGCTTCGTCGGTTTGATCGGACCGCATCTGGCTCGTCGTCTCGTCGGTCCCAAACACCAGTTTTTGCTGCCTGCCTCGGCACTGATCGGCTCATTGCTCGTCTTGGTGGCTGACACGCTGGGACGCGTCATGCTGGAGACGTCCGAAATTCCGGCGGGTATCCTGGTGGCTATTCTGGGTGCGCCGTATTTCCTGTATCTGCTCAGCAGAACGAGATAA
- a CDS encoding iron ABC transporter permease translates to MSTKASVESRGTKDSPTAKIHTRPWTATLILTGGILLLIFGMALSISFGAADIKLGMVWQAIFHFNPDLTPHQIIWEIRFPRILGGAMVGACFAVAGAIMQGMTRNPLADSGLLGLNAGAGFALAICFAFFPGLSYMYIIMYSFIGAGLGVLLVYGFGAASKSGLTPIRLVLAGAAVAAMLSALSEGIALYFKIGQDLAFWTAGGVAGTKWSHLQVMLPWVVAALIGSFLISRSITLLSLGEDIAVGLGQRTGLVKLIGLIIVLILAGTAVSVVGAVGFVGLIIPHLTRKLVGVDYRWIIPCSAVLGSLLLVFADLAARMINPPHETPIGALIALIGVPFFLYLARNERRSL, encoded by the coding sequence ATGAGTACAAAAGCTTCAGTCGAAAGTCGCGGCACAAAGGATTCACCGACGGCAAAAATACACACTCGCCCGTGGACGGCCACGCTTATACTGACAGGGGGCATCCTGCTGCTTATATTCGGCATGGCGTTATCCATTTCGTTCGGTGCAGCCGATATCAAACTCGGCATGGTGTGGCAGGCCATCTTTCATTTCAATCCCGACCTGACACCGCATCAGATCATATGGGAAATTCGATTTCCACGCATTCTCGGGGGTGCCATGGTTGGAGCCTGCTTCGCCGTAGCCGGCGCCATCATGCAGGGCATGACCCGCAACCCGCTCGCGGATTCGGGCTTGCTCGGCCTGAACGCCGGCGCAGGTTTCGCGCTGGCGATTTGTTTTGCTTTTTTTCCGGGACTGTCTTACATGTACATCATCATGTATTCGTTCATCGGTGCGGGGTTGGGCGTTCTGCTGGTGTACGGTTTCGGTGCTGCTTCAAAATCAGGACTTACACCGATTCGCCTCGTTCTGGCAGGGGCGGCGGTAGCCGCCATGCTGTCCGCGCTGAGCGAAGGCATTGCGTTGTATTTCAAAATCGGGCAAGACTTGGCCTTCTGGACAGCGGGCGGCGTGGCCGGAACAAAGTGGTCCCATTTGCAGGTCATGCTGCCTTGGGTAGTGGCTGCCCTTATTGGTTCATTCCTCATTTCCCGGTCCATTACGCTGCTTAGCCTGGGGGAAGACATCGCGGTCGGACTTGGTCAGCGTACCGGTTTGGTCAAATTGATCGGCTTGATTATCGTGCTCATTCTCGCTGGCACAGCCGTATCCGTCGTGGGTGCAGTCGGTTTCGTTGGCTTGATCATCCCGCATCTCACGCGAAAGCTGGTCGGGGTCGATTATCGCTGGATTATCCCTTGTTCGGCCGTGTTGGGCAGCTTGCTGCTTGTGTTCGCCGATCTGGCTGCCCGCATGATCAACCCGCCTCACGAGACACCGATCGGTGCGCTTATTGCCTTGATCGGAGTTCCGTTCTTCCTGTATCTGGCACGCAATGAAAGGAGGTCTCTGTAA
- a CDS encoding glycerophosphodiester phosphodiesterase encodes MVEIIAHRGASAVCPENTMVAFDRALQLGATGIETDVQMSSDGRLVLIHDETLNRTAGAEGWVKNAAYEHLRSLDAGYWFDEQFAGERIPSLEELLDLIRGKNTLLNLELKNGIVGYRGMEEKVVHAVREWGLEEQVIISSFNHASLVKCKRLAPEIRTALLYMEKLYRPYDYAAKLEASALHPYKWAVTREEVAAALAHGITVHPFTVNDPAEIRAMMDMGVQAIITDVPDVMAALMGTYAPTQ; translated from the coding sequence ATGGTCGAGATTATTGCGCATAGGGGAGCATCTGCTGTATGTCCCGAAAATACGATGGTGGCGTTTGACCGGGCATTGCAACTTGGAGCGACAGGCATCGAGACAGATGTGCAGATGTCAAGCGACGGCAGGCTGGTGCTCATTCATGATGAGACGTTAAATCGGACGGCCGGGGCAGAGGGCTGGGTGAAGAACGCTGCATATGAGCATTTGCGTTCGCTTGATGCGGGCTACTGGTTTGATGAGCAGTTTGCAGGGGAGCGGATTCCTTCGCTTGAAGAGTTGCTCGACCTGATTCGGGGGAAAAATACGTTGCTCAACCTGGAGCTGAAAAACGGTATTGTCGGTTACCGGGGCATGGAGGAAAAGGTTGTGCATGCCGTCAGGGAATGGGGATTGGAAGAACAGGTCATTATCTCCAGTTTCAATCATGCTTCCTTGGTCAAATGCAAGCGTCTTGCGCCGGAGATTCGTACGGCCTTGCTTTACATGGAAAAATTGTACCGTCCGTACGATTACGCGGCCAAGCTGGAAGCTTCGGCCCTGCATCCGTACAAATGGGCCGTAACGCGGGAAGAGGTGGCTGCGGCTCTGGCGCACGGAATTACGGTTCATCCATTCACCGTAAATGACCCGGCCGAAATCCGGGCCATGATGGATATGGGTGTACAGGCCATCATTACGGATGTGCCGGACGTCATGGCTGCGCTGATGGGAACGTATGCGCCTACACAATAA